From Gemmatimonadota bacterium, a single genomic window includes:
- a CDS encoding fumarate reductase/succinate dehydrogenase flavoprotein subunit, giving the protein MPLDAKIPEAPIEHMWDTHREHLRLVGPRNRPRYRILVVGSGLAGAAAASSLGAMGYRVDCFCFQDSARRAHSIAAQGGINAAKDYRNDGDSVYRLFYDTQKGGDFRSREANVWRLAELSANIIDQAVAQGVPFAREYGGMLANRSFGGVLVERTFYSRGETGQQLLLGACSALAEQIKAGQVEMYTRTELLDIVVIDGRARGIVVRDLVTGEVRSHAADAVVLATGGYSNVYYLSTNATGCNVTATWRAYKRGASFANPCYTQIHPTCIPASGEHQSKLTLMSESLRNDGRIWVPRKSGDTRAPGEIPEEERYYYLEERYPRFGNLVPRDVASRNAKDVCDQELGVGPTGRGVYLDFRDAIAEHGRDVIAGRYENLFEIYERITGKSPWNTPMQIYPAPHYTMGGLWVDYNLMTTVPGLYAIGEANFSDHGANRLGASSMMQCLADGYFILPITIGDYLSRHPNGDVDADHPAFGEAEREVQDQIERLLGIGGTRTVESLHRELGRVVWDHCGMSRTGEGLREALKIIPRLRDEFWSNLRINGTGEHLNQSLEHAGRLADFFELAELMCLDALTREESCGGHFREEHKTEEGEALRDDLDFAHVSVWDFQGPDEPPALYEEPLTFHALPLAQRNYKV; this is encoded by the coding sequence ATGCCGCTGGACGCGAAGATCCCGGAAGCGCCGATCGAGCACATGTGGGACACGCATCGGGAGCACCTGCGCCTCGTCGGCCCCCGCAATCGGCCGCGCTACAGGATCCTCGTGGTGGGCAGCGGATTGGCCGGCGCCGCCGCAGCCTCCTCGCTGGGCGCGATGGGCTACCGCGTGGATTGCTTTTGCTTTCAGGACAGCGCCCGCCGGGCCCACAGCATCGCGGCCCAGGGAGGGATCAACGCCGCCAAGGACTACCGCAACGATGGCGACTCGGTCTATCGCCTTTTCTACGACACCCAGAAGGGTGGTGACTTCCGGTCTCGGGAAGCGAACGTTTGGCGGCTGGCCGAACTGAGCGCAAACATCATCGATCAGGCGGTAGCGCAGGGTGTACCGTTTGCCCGTGAGTACGGCGGGATGCTCGCGAATCGCTCCTTCGGCGGGGTCCTGGTTGAACGGACGTTCTACTCGCGTGGCGAGACCGGTCAGCAACTGCTCTTGGGCGCGTGCTCTGCGCTGGCGGAACAGATCAAGGCGGGGCAGGTGGAGATGTACACCCGCACCGAGCTGCTCGATATCGTGGTCATCGACGGGCGCGCACGAGGGATCGTGGTTCGGGACCTTGTCACCGGCGAGGTCCGATCTCATGCGGCGGACGCGGTCGTGCTCGCGACCGGCGGTTACTCCAACGTCTACTACCTGTCGACCAACGCGACGGGCTGCAACGTCACCGCGACCTGGCGAGCGTACAAGCGCGGGGCCAGCTTCGCGAATCCCTGCTACACTCAGATTCATCCGACCTGTATTCCCGCCTCGGGGGAGCATCAGTCGAAGCTCACCCTGATGAGCGAGTCGCTGCGGAACGATGGGCGCATCTGGGTTCCGCGAAAGAGCGGCGACACGCGTGCACCCGGCGAGATCCCTGAAGAGGAACGCTACTACTACCTCGAGGAGCGGTATCCGCGGTTCGGCAATCTAGTTCCTCGGGACGTTGCTTCTCGGAACGCCAAGGACGTATGCGATCAGGAGCTCGGGGTTGGTCCGACAGGCCGAGGCGTCTATCTGGACTTTCGCGACGCGATCGCGGAGCACGGACGCGATGTGATCGCGGGCCGCTACGAGAACCTCTTCGAGATCTACGAACGGATCACCGGCAAGAGTCCCTGGAATACACCGATGCAGATCTACCCGGCACCCCACTACACGATGGGTGGGCTGTGGGTCGACTACAACTTGATGACCACGGTGCCGGGCCTGTACGCGATCGGGGAGGCGAACTTCTCGGATCACGGGGCGAACCGACTCGGGGCGAGCTCCATGATGCAGTGCCTCGCCGACGGGTACTTCATCCTACCGATCACGATCGGGGACTATCTGAGCCGGCACCCGAACGGGGACGTGGACGCCGACCATCCGGCTTTCGGCGAAGCTGAGCGCGAAGTCCAAGACCAGATCGAGCGTCTGCTCGGGATCGGGGGCACGCGAACCGTCGAGTCTCTCCATCGGGAACTGGGCCGAGTCGTGTGGGATCACTGTGGAATGTCCCGTACAGGGGAGGGCCTACGTGAAGCCCTGAAGATCATCCCGCGGCTCCGTGACGAGTTCTGGTCCAATTTGCGGATCAACGGTACCGGTGAGCACCTCAACCAGTCGCTCGAGCATGCGGGTCGCTTGGCCGATTTCTTCGAGCTCGCGGAGCTGATGTGCCTCGACGCGCTGACCCGGGAGGAGTCGTGCGGCGGGCACTTCCGCGAGGAGCATAAAACCGAGGAAGGAGAGGCGCTTCGCGATGACCTGGACTTCGCTCACGTGTCGGTCTGGGATTTCCAGGGCCCCGACGAGCCGCCGGCGCTCTACGAGGAGCCGCTGACCTTCCACGCGCTGCCGCTGGCGCAGCGCAACTACAAGGTTTGA
- a CDS encoding succinate dehydrogenase cytochrome b subunit: protein MSLGFFQSTLGKKAVVAVTGAIWVGFLVGHVAGNLKVFLPDPEPGVSDIDVYAEFLRSAGEPMLPHGGALWTFRLILIVALVLHVVFVVQLSVASRAARPDRYENQRLVRGTLSAKWMMPTGVLLLGFVVFHLLHFTTGTIDPANFEQGRVYANVYSAFARWPFVVLYAAAMGLVSLHVYHGAWSMFQTLGLDSPDRNRALRWFATILSVALFVGFVIVPISVAVGALDPPTESVAQTETGGE from the coding sequence GTGAGCTTGGGTTTCTTCCAGAGCACGCTTGGTAAGAAGGCCGTAGTCGCGGTTACGGGCGCCATCTGGGTCGGCTTCCTCGTGGGCCACGTCGCCGGAAATCTCAAGGTTTTCCTGCCCGATCCGGAGCCGGGCGTCAGCGACATCGACGTGTACGCGGAGTTCTTGCGCTCAGCGGGCGAGCCCATGCTCCCTCACGGCGGGGCACTGTGGACGTTCCGACTGATCCTGATCGTAGCCCTCGTGCTCCACGTGGTCTTCGTGGTCCAGCTCTCGGTCGCGAGTCGGGCGGCGCGACCGGACCGATATGAGAACCAGCGCCTAGTGCGGGGTACGCTCTCAGCGAAGTGGATGATGCCCACCGGGGTGCTTCTGCTCGGCTTCGTCGTCTTCCATCTCCTGCACTTCACCACTGGGACGATCGACCCCGCCAATTTCGAGCAGGGCCGGGTTTACGCGAACGTCTATTCCGCCTTTGCGCGCTGGCCCTTCGTCGTGCTGTATGCCGCGGCGATGGGGCTCGTCTCGCTTCACGTCTATCATGGCGCCTGGAGCATGTTCCAGACGCTGGGGCTCGACAGTCCTGATCGGAACCGCGCGCTTCGTTGGTTCGCCACGATCCTCTCCGTGGCGCTGTTCGTGGGATTCGTCATCGTCCCGATCTCGGTCGCCGTAGGTGCCCTCGATCCCCCGACCGAGAGCGTGGCGCAGACCGAGACAGGGGGAGAATGA
- a CDS encoding succinate dehydrogenase/fumarate reductase iron-sulfur subunit — protein MRFTLRVHRQPGPEARGSLVEYSVDDISPDTSFLEMMDLLNEQLTAKGEDPVAFDSDCREGICGMCSMVINGQAHGPLPESATCQVYMRHFQDGDVITVEPFRAAAFPLVRDLIVDRSAFDRIMQAGGFISVHSGPKPDPNSVPIEPGTVELALDAASCIGCGACVAACPNASAMLFTAAKVSHLALLPQGQPERYERVRSMVGQMEEEGFGACRNYGECEAQCPKGISIGFIGHMNRDYLRASLLDPVDRQGKMVSQ, from the coding sequence ATGAGATTCACGCTCAGGGTTCATAGGCAGCCCGGGCCCGAGGCTCGTGGGTCTCTCGTGGAGTATTCGGTGGACGACATCAGCCCGGATACGTCGTTCCTCGAGATGATGGATCTGCTCAACGAGCAGCTCACCGCGAAGGGAGAGGACCCTGTCGCGTTCGACTCCGACTGCCGTGAAGGCATCTGCGGCATGTGCTCCATGGTGATCAACGGGCAGGCCCACGGCCCGCTGCCCGAATCGGCCACCTGCCAGGTCTACATGCGTCACTTTCAGGACGGCGATGTGATTACCGTCGAGCCCTTCCGGGCGGCGGCGTTTCCGCTGGTCCGTGACCTGATCGTGGATCGAAGCGCGTTCGACCGGATCATGCAAGCCGGAGGATTCATCAGCGTGCATTCCGGCCCGAAGCCGGACCCCAACTCCGTGCCCATCGAGCCTGGGACGGTCGAGCTGGCTCTCGACGCGGCGTCCTGCATCGGTTGCGGCGCCTGCGTGGCCGCGTGCCCGAACGCGTCGGCGATGCTCTTCACCGCCGCCAAAGTCTCGCACCTCGCGTTGCTTCCTCAGGGCCAGCCAGAACGCTACGAGAGGGTGCGGAGCATGGTCGGGCAGATGGAGGAGGAAGGCTTCGGTGCCTGCCGGAACTATGGGGAGTGCGAGGCGCAATGCCCCAAGGGAATAAGCATCGGCTTCATCGGCCACATGAACCGCGATTACCTTCGTGCCTCTCTGCTCGATCCAGTCGATCGGCAGGGGAAGATGGTCTCCCAGTAG